The proteins below are encoded in one region of Aeromonas veronii:
- a CDS encoding glycine zipper domain-containing protein, translating into MDAKKHGMGAMALLGALMLASGAAQASETLNTILGGGAGGVAGTMIGKQLGGDTGALVGAALGGAAGGAATADRGNKNEAALGGAVGALGGAAIGKSVGGDTGRLIGAGIGGAGGSAIGARTGDGHESKNDRYYDDRRYHKHHKKYKKHRKHRWHDDD; encoded by the coding sequence ATGGACGCGAAAAAACACGGCATGGGCGCGATGGCGCTGTTGGGAGCACTGATGCTGGCCAGCGGTGCGGCGCAGGCTTCGGAAACCCTCAATACCATACTCGGCGGCGGGGCCGGCGGGGTGGCGGGCACCATGATAGGCAAGCAGCTCGGTGGTGACACCGGTGCCCTGGTGGGGGCCGCCCTCGGTGGTGCGGCTGGTGGCGCGGCGACCGCCGACAGAGGCAACAAGAACGAGGCCGCCCTTGGCGGTGCGGTCGGTGCCCTGGGTGGCGCCGCCATCGGCAAGAGCGTGGGGGGGGATACCGGCCGCCTGATCGGGGCCGGCATCGGCGGTGCCGGTGGCTCCGCCATCGGTGCCCGTACCGGTGACGGTCACGAGAGCAAGAACGATCGCTATTACGACGACAGGCGCTATCACAAGCACCACAAGAAGTACAAGAAACACCGCAAGCACAGATGGCATGACGATGACTGA
- a CDS encoding sensor domain-containing diguanylate cyclase, producing MAGGIIKKRYYILTPLSFFLGALVLISTLLLAMASYLRSIDKTVAGYEQMLASIDATLIQEMVLDNQRQLAVLEASLDKQAIARGESAVNPIWAIAHQFKHDAHYLYFYNARFGEISSYPARALPMYYDPRQRPWYQAMNSDSDELIWFGPYQDFNSDNQSLTLIKRVEGDGKLLGLLMVDLSFDSLQKALHRAMGDEQVAIYLTARKTGQVIVGDNLGLIPAVQDENAEPGALGLNVIRHGRHLKTELADVGWDLNIYLPPAQFHDSLRETLLMVVLPLLALLVLWLCSLIFLVRIFRQEQALVEGSLQGIMQNTAMANTPGRPRTWFVHDSLGGLDEVRTSLLQGQDALLHDPLTGIMNRRAFDEYRCKLEQAGTPYWLVLIDVDRFKRINDNWGHGVGDAVLYRIATILARTLGDEQVYRIGGDEFAAILLWDRHEVESRLTHLLARVRGLKWREFKESITLSAGGAHYPDTEGCLFERADEYLYRSKHQGRDCWHLPAARDQPLEGGVVTVSVRA from the coding sequence ATGGCTGGCGGGATCATCAAAAAACGTTACTACATACTGACCCCGCTCTCCTTCTTCCTCGGTGCTCTGGTGCTCATCTCCACCTTGCTGCTGGCCATGGCCAGCTACCTGCGCAGCATCGACAAGACGGTGGCTGGCTATGAGCAGATGCTCGCCTCCATCGATGCCACCCTGATCCAGGAGATGGTGCTGGACAACCAGCGTCAGCTCGCCGTGCTGGAGGCGTCACTGGACAAACAGGCCATCGCTAGGGGCGAGTCGGCCGTTAATCCTATCTGGGCCATCGCCCACCAGTTCAAGCACGACGCTCACTATCTCTACTTCTACAACGCCCGCTTTGGCGAGATCAGCAGCTACCCCGCCAGGGCCTTGCCCATGTATTACGATCCGCGACAACGACCCTGGTACCAAGCCATGAACAGCGACAGCGACGAGCTGATCTGGTTTGGCCCTTATCAGGACTTCAACTCCGACAATCAGAGTCTGACTCTGATCAAGCGAGTCGAAGGGGATGGCAAGCTACTGGGCCTGCTGATGGTGGACCTATCGTTTGACAGCTTGCAAAAAGCGCTGCACCGGGCCATGGGGGATGAGCAGGTCGCCATCTACCTCACGGCGCGCAAGACTGGCCAGGTCATAGTGGGGGACAACTTGGGTTTGATTCCGGCAGTGCAGGACGAAAACGCGGAGCCGGGGGCCCTCGGGCTGAACGTTATCCGACATGGCCGTCACCTCAAGACCGAGCTGGCCGATGTGGGCTGGGACCTCAATATCTACCTGCCACCGGCCCAGTTTCACGATAGCTTGCGGGAGACATTGCTGATGGTGGTGCTGCCCCTGCTGGCACTGCTCGTTCTCTGGCTCTGCAGCCTGATCTTCCTGGTGCGGATATTCCGCCAGGAGCAGGCGCTGGTGGAAGGCTCGCTGCAAGGCATCATGCAAAACACGGCCATGGCGAACACTCCTGGCCGGCCCAGAACCTGGTTCGTGCACGATAGCCTGGGCGGCCTCGATGAGGTCAGAACCAGCTTGCTGCAAGGGCAGGATGCCCTGTTGCACGATCCTCTCACCGGCATCATGAACCGGCGCGCCTTCGATGAGTACAGGTGCAAGCTCGAGCAGGCGGGCACGCCCTACTGGCTGGTGTTGATCGACGTGGATCGCTTCAAGCGGATCAATGACAACTGGGGACATGGCGTCGGGGATGCTGTGCTTTACCGCATCGCTACCATATTGGCCCGGACTCTTGGGGATGAGCAGGTATACCGTATCGGCGGTGATGAGTTTGCCGCTATTTTGCTCTGGGATCGCCACGAGGTTGAATCCCGGCTGACCCACCTCCTCGCTAGGGTGCGAGGGCTGAAGTGGCGCGAGTTCAAGGAGTCCATCACCCTGAGCGCGGGAGGGGCGCACTACCCGGACACAGAGGGTTGCCTGTTTGAACGGGCCGACGAGTATCTGTATCGGAGCAAGCATCAAGGAAGAGACTGCTGGCACCTGCCTGCCGCGCGGGATCAGCCCCTCGAGGGAGGGGTCGTGACAGTATCTGTCCGAGCGTGA
- a CDS encoding nitroreductase family protein, whose amino-acid sequence MSSPFIEQIKVRRSIYALGDQVSQTPAQLTALIQEAIKQSPSAFNSQSSRAVILFGEQHHKVWDLVKAELKKIVPPEAYAQSEGKVDGCFRAGFGTVLFFEDTDVVKGLQEQFALYADNFPVWSEHSTGIAQFTVWTALAQEGIGATLQHYNPLIDDAVRQQWDLPASWKLRAQMPFGSIKQAAGDKTFIGDDVRFRVFG is encoded by the coding sequence ATGAGCAGTCCATTTATCGAACAGATCAAGGTACGTCGTTCCATCTATGCCCTGGGTGACCAGGTTTCTCAAACCCCGGCCCAGCTGACCGCCCTGATCCAGGAGGCCATCAAGCAGAGCCCTTCCGCCTTCAACTCCCAAAGCTCACGCGCCGTCATCCTGTTCGGCGAGCAGCACCACAAGGTGTGGGATCTCGTCAAGGCCGAGCTGAAAAAGATTGTGCCGCCCGAAGCCTATGCCCAGAGTGAAGGCAAGGTCGACGGCTGCTTCCGCGCCGGCTTTGGTACCGTGCTCTTCTTTGAAGACACCGATGTCGTCAAGGGGCTGCAAGAGCAGTTTGCGCTCTATGCCGACAACTTCCCCGTCTGGTCCGAACACTCCACCGGTATCGCCCAGTTCACCGTCTGGACCGCCCTGGCCCAGGAAGGGATTGGTGCCACCCTGCAACACTACAACCCGCTGATCGACGATGCGGTACGCCAGCAATGGGACCTGCCAGCCAGCTGGAAACTGCGCGCCCAGATGCCCTTTGGCAGCATCAAGCAGGCGGCCGGTGACAAGACCTTTATCGGTGACGACGTTCGCTTCCGCGTATTCGGTTGA
- a CDS encoding GGDEF domain-containing protein, whose product MKESRPQSVPSRLFPLYALLWVTALVCLFSLIGIFTRPPELLAAFWPANAVLLGIMLRYPRLASPAGWLGGIAGYLIAALFTDDSAIKTALLTLGNLAGVGVGYLLFRRLDHEDIRLRRPTSIVYLLLITIAASLAAGLVGAFINPVLFSGDILYGLGFWFASELVNYMAILPVILALPSLAVMTRWRTDFYRPDISWSKLLPLLSFLATLLLALLIEGPGSIVFPVPALLWCAVSYSLFSTTLLSLCFSTLTLIALSSGYLTINHDAQTQYWMFSVRIGLMLIALTPLTAASIMAARNALLSKMEYLAHHDHLTGALNRTGFWPQAQTMLAHQALRQQSVAVCMLDLDNFKRINDNHGHEAGDALLKAFSDTVRQHLRKGDLFARLGGEEFVVLLPATTRPQALEVVERLREQVAALSVRDEDQQGVSATVSIGIICQQGGPYSLDRLLSGADKALYQAKRNGRNRVEQHPDDEQDNPVPTRPLSL is encoded by the coding sequence ATGAAAGAGAGCCGCCCACAGAGTGTGCCATCCAGACTCTTCCCACTCTACGCCCTGCTCTGGGTCACCGCCCTGGTCTGCCTGTTTTCCCTCATCGGCATCTTCACCCGCCCCCCCGAGCTGCTGGCCGCCTTCTGGCCTGCCAATGCGGTTCTGCTCGGCATCATGTTGCGCTACCCGCGGCTGGCCTCACCGGCAGGCTGGCTCGGCGGGATCGCAGGCTACCTCATCGCCGCCCTCTTCACCGATGACAGTGCCATCAAGACGGCCCTGTTGACCCTGGGCAACCTGGCGGGGGTCGGCGTCGGTTATCTGCTGTTTCGCCGCCTTGATCACGAGGATATCCGCCTCAGACGCCCGACCTCCATCGTCTATTTGCTGCTGATCACCATTGCCGCCTCCCTCGCCGCCGGCCTGGTCGGCGCCTTCATCAACCCAGTCCTGTTCAGCGGTGACATCCTCTACGGACTCGGCTTCTGGTTTGCCAGCGAGCTGGTCAACTACATGGCCATCTTGCCAGTCATCCTGGCCCTGCCCTCGCTCGCCGTCATGACCCGGTGGCGCACCGACTTCTATCGGCCAGACATCTCGTGGAGCAAGCTGCTGCCGCTGCTGAGCTTCTTGGCCACCCTGCTGCTGGCCCTGCTGATCGAGGGGCCCGGCTCCATCGTCTTCCCGGTGCCCGCCCTGCTCTGGTGCGCCGTCAGCTATTCGTTGTTCAGCACCACCCTGCTCTCCCTGTGCTTCAGCACCCTGACCCTGATCGCGCTCTCCAGCGGCTATCTGACCATCAATCACGACGCCCAGACCCAGTACTGGATGTTCTCGGTCCGCATCGGCCTCATGCTGATCGCCCTCACCCCCCTCACCGCCGCCAGCATCATGGCCGCCCGCAACGCCCTGCTGAGCAAGATGGAATATCTGGCCCATCACGATCACCTGACCGGCGCCCTCAACCGCACCGGCTTCTGGCCCCAGGCCCAGACCATGCTGGCGCACCAGGCGCTGCGACAGCAATCCGTCGCGGTCTGCATGCTGGATCTGGACAACTTCAAGCGCATCAACGACAACCATGGCCACGAAGCGGGTGATGCCTTGCTCAAGGCCTTCAGCGATACCGTTCGCCAGCACTTGCGCAAGGGGGATCTGTTCGCCCGCCTCGGGGGGGAGGAGTTTGTGGTGTTGCTGCCGGCGACCACCCGGCCCCAGGCGCTGGAGGTGGTCGAGCGGCTGCGTGAGCAGGTGGCCGCACTGAGCGTCAGGGATGAGGACCAGCAGGGGGTCAGCGCCACCGTCAGCATCGGCATCATCTGCCAGCAGGGCGGCCCCTATAGCCTCGACAGACTGCTCTCAGGGGCGGACAAGGCGCTTTATCAGGCCAAGCGCAACGGCCGCAACCGGGTGGAGCAACATCCCGATGACGAGCAGGATAATCCCGTGCCTACCCGGCCACTCAGCCTCTGA
- a CDS encoding HAD-IA family hydrolase, whose translation MSVIVLRAKALLLDMDGTLIKSTAGVETVWRQWCQHHGLAPEPVLAMCHGVRAREIIEALAPWLDMEQEMARLDELELRHGGVAEPIEGVSALLHGLPAARWALVTSASKRVARGRLTDAGLPQPGLMVGGDDVVRGKPDPEPYLLAATRLGLDPADCLVFEDAPAGIASALQAGCRVVQVGGTRLHHDRASGWIPDWRRVQVTDEVEGLRLMLSEQCEPLPS comes from the coding sequence ATGAGTGTCATCGTGCTGCGGGCCAAGGCCCTGCTGCTGGACATGGATGGCACCCTGATCAAGTCGACCGCAGGCGTGGAGACCGTATGGCGACAGTGGTGCCAGCACCACGGGCTGGCGCCCGAGCCCGTGCTCGCCATGTGCCACGGCGTGCGGGCCAGGGAGATCATCGAGGCGCTGGCGCCCTGGCTGGACATGGAGCAGGAGATGGCGCGGCTGGATGAGCTGGAGTTGCGACACGGGGGCGTGGCCGAACCCATCGAGGGAGTGAGCGCCCTGCTCCATGGCCTGCCCGCCGCTCGCTGGGCCCTGGTCACCTCCGCCAGCAAGCGGGTGGCTCGGGGTCGACTCACCGATGCCGGCCTGCCGCAGCCGGGGTTGATGGTGGGTGGGGATGACGTGGTGCGGGGCAAACCGGATCCCGAGCCCTATCTGCTGGCAGCCACCCGCCTTGGTCTGGATCCCGCCGATTGCCTGGTGTTCGAGGACGCACCGGCGGGCATCGCCAGCGCTTTGCAGGCCGGTTGCCGGGTGGTGCAGGTCGGGGGAACTCGCCTGCACCATGACCGGGCGAGCGGCTGGATCCCTGACTGGCGGCGAGTGCAGGTCACGGATGAGGTCGAGGGCCTGCGGTTGATGCTGTCTGAGCAGTGTGAACCGCTGCCCAGTTGA
- a CDS encoding LysR family transcriptional regulator, whose amino-acid sequence MKFDLRQLHAFVTLAETANYREAANRLFITQPALTKQIQGLELALGSTLFNRGRHGAELTAIGVQLLSQALALVDHGREFERHALALASGLAGRLKMGFGLSSFVLAPSLVARFKQQVPEVMVHLQDMPSAIQHEMLLSGQLQVGFMRRPQAPQLHEHRLLTDSLVLAVPTQLIGPDPAAFEVEKALVEQPLLQMVGHRCPGLTQQIANYLGANRLTGVIQEAEDIQTLVALVAAGIGNAILPRSVSFIAGPDVTLYPLFGPYSQWGISLVWNSTFADPIRDQFLALVKAAHPQIRSAT is encoded by the coding sequence ATGAAATTCGATCTGAGGCAGTTGCACGCATTCGTGACCCTGGCGGAGACGGCCAACTACCGGGAGGCCGCCAACCGGCTGTTCATCACCCAGCCGGCGCTCACCAAGCAGATCCAGGGACTGGAGCTGGCCCTTGGTAGCACCTTGTTCAACCGGGGTCGCCACGGCGCCGAGCTGACCGCCATCGGCGTGCAGCTGCTCAGCCAGGCCCTCGCCTTGGTCGATCATGGCAGGGAGTTCGAACGCCATGCCCTGGCGCTGGCGAGCGGCCTCGCCGGACGGCTCAAGATGGGATTCGGCCTGTCGAGCTTCGTGCTGGCGCCCTCCCTGGTGGCCCGCTTCAAGCAGCAGGTTCCCGAGGTGATGGTACATCTGCAGGACATGCCCTCCGCCATCCAGCACGAGATGCTGCTCTCCGGCCAGTTGCAGGTCGGTTTCATGCGAAGGCCGCAGGCGCCACAGCTGCACGAACACAGGTTGCTGACGGACAGCCTGGTGCTGGCGGTCCCCACCCAGCTGATAGGGCCGGATCCCGCCGCCTTCGAGGTGGAGAAGGCGCTGGTAGAGCAACCCCTGCTGCAGATGGTGGGCCATCGTTGCCCCGGCCTCACCCAGCAGATCGCCAACTACCTCGGCGCCAACCGGCTGACCGGCGTCATTCAGGAGGCGGAGGACATCCAGACCCTGGTGGCCCTGGTCGCCGCCGGGATCGGCAACGCCATCCTGCCCCGCAGCGTCAGCTTTATCGCCGGGCCTGACGTCACCCTCTACCCCCTCTTCGGCCCCTATTCACAGTGGGGAATCAGCCTGGTGTGGAATTCGACCTTCGCCGATCCCATCCGGGATCAGTTTCTGGCGCTGGTCAAGGCGGCCCACCCGCAGATCAGATCTGCCACCTGA
- a CDS encoding cold-shock protein, with protein sequence MRYQGRIVSWNASRGFGFIKPESGAQGVGSEAQGTPDLFVHASALNHDGGPPKVGERVSYLLGTGKDGKPCAQQVFFPERPLSLADGFTPAPERSAPRRNESVRVTAPATARPRPTYRRKSNWRGKLIPLLVLAGLFSLYSRFSVESPSPLPASSPMSAEVNAFDSAPSAPTFIKQCDGRQYCSQMTSCEEATWFLQNCPNTKMDGHGRGNGIPCESQWCGH encoded by the coding sequence ATGCGTTATCAGGGCAGGATAGTGAGTTGGAACGCGTCGCGGGGCTTTGGCTTTATCAAGCCGGAGTCGGGGGCCCAGGGGGTGGGCAGCGAGGCGCAAGGGACGCCGGATCTCTTCGTGCACGCCTCGGCGCTCAACCATGATGGCGGGCCCCCCAAGGTGGGGGAGCGAGTCTCTTATCTGCTCGGGACCGGCAAGGACGGCAAGCCCTGCGCCCAGCAGGTGTTCTTCCCCGAGCGGCCCCTGTCCCTTGCCGATGGCTTCACCCCCGCCCCAGAACGATCGGCGCCGCGGCGCAACGAGTCGGTCAGGGTCACTGCACCAGCGACGGCGCGGCCCCGTCCCACCTACAGGCGCAAGAGCAACTGGCGGGGCAAGCTGATCCCCCTGCTGGTGCTGGCGGGCCTGTTTTCCCTCTATTCCCGCTTCTCGGTCGAGTCACCCTCCCCCCTGCCGGCTTCCTCGCCCATGAGTGCTGAGGTCAATGCTTTCGATAGCGCCCCGTCGGCTCCCACCTTTATCAAACAATGCGACGGCAGGCAGTACTGCTCCCAGATGACCTCGTGCGAGGAGGCCACCTGGTTTTTGCAAAATTGCCCCAATACCAAGATGGATGGCCACGGCAGAGGCAACGGCATTCCCTGCGAAAGCCAGTGGTGTGGCCACTGA
- a CDS encoding cysteine hydrolase family protein: MNKALLVIDFINDIAHPDGRIAASAAHVVEQDAIAHANQALAHARAQGWLVILIKVGFDAGYQLQPKDSPMFGRAKQFGALSLAGSGTDFHPELDVQPGDLVLTKPRVSPFYGTALEPALRANRIDHLYLCGVSTSWAIQAATRDGHDRDYAITILEDACAAADAMDHHGSLRQLGRIAEIIKVDQLS; encoded by the coding sequence ATGAACAAGGCACTGCTGGTCATCGACTTTATCAACGACATCGCGCACCCGGACGGGCGCATCGCCGCCTCGGCGGCCCATGTGGTGGAGCAGGATGCCATCGCTCACGCCAATCAGGCGCTGGCCCATGCTCGGGCCCAGGGCTGGCTGGTGATCCTCATCAAGGTGGGCTTCGACGCCGGTTACCAGTTGCAGCCGAAGGACTCCCCCATGTTCGGGCGGGCCAAGCAGTTTGGCGCCCTGTCGCTGGCGGGCAGCGGCACCGACTTTCACCCCGAGCTGGATGTGCAGCCCGGCGATCTGGTGCTGACCAAGCCGAGGGTCAGCCCCTTCTACGGCACGGCGCTGGAGCCTGCCCTGCGGGCCAACCGGATCGATCACCTCTATCTGTGCGGGGTCAGCACCAGCTGGGCCATCCAGGCCGCCACCCGGGATGGACACGACAGGGATTACGCCATCACCATTCTGGAGGACGCCTGCGCCGCCGCCGATGCCATGGATCATCACGGCTCCTTGCGCCAGCTTGGGCGCATCGCCGAGATCATCAAGGTGGATCAGCTGAGCTGA
- a CDS encoding FAD-dependent monooxygenase, with amino-acid sequence MEHCDIAIVGAGMVGAATACLLAAEGLSVRVIETRLPEPYAPEQPLDLRVSAISQASVGLLAQAGAWQALQQMRLCPYRRLETWELDGFATRFDAATLGLPQLGYIIENRLVQLALLNRMDDFPNIQTHTPAAVQRLTQESEHATLLLDDGTELRARWVLACDGAESHTRRLAGIGVSRFEYRQHCMLINIDTDFAQEDITWQQFTPSGPRAFLPLPGQHGSLVWYDSPARIRALSAMSNEALTAEVRRHFPARLGGFTVTGKGSFPLVRRHANDYHAGRVVLLGDAAHTINPLAGQGVNLGFKDVACWVELLARAGSDWHEMALAERYARRRRPDNLLMQSGMDLFYGVFSNEIGPLRFARNLALSLADKAGPLKEMALRYALGLV; translated from the coding sequence ATGGAACATTGCGATATCGCCATCGTCGGCGCGGGCATGGTGGGGGCCGCCACCGCCTGCCTGCTGGCGGCAGAGGGGCTCTCCGTTCGGGTCATCGAGACCCGGTTGCCCGAGCCCTATGCCCCCGAGCAGCCGCTGGATCTGCGGGTCTCCGCCATCAGTCAGGCCTCGGTGGGCCTGCTGGCCCAGGCGGGGGCCTGGCAGGCATTGCAGCAGATGCGGCTGTGCCCCTATCGCCGGCTGGAGACCTGGGAGCTGGACGGCTTTGCCACCCGCTTCGATGCCGCCACCCTGGGGCTGCCCCAGCTTGGCTACATCATCGAGAATCGACTGGTGCAGCTCGCCCTGCTCAACAGAATGGACGATTTTCCCAACATCCAGACCCATACCCCGGCGGCGGTGCAGCGCCTCACCCAGGAGAGTGAGCACGCGACCCTGCTGCTGGATGATGGCACCGAGTTGCGGGCGCGCTGGGTGCTGGCCTGTGACGGTGCTGAATCCCACACCCGTCGGCTCGCCGGCATCGGCGTGTCACGCTTCGAGTACCGCCAGCACTGCATGCTGATCAATATCGACACCGACTTTGCGCAAGAAGACATCACCTGGCAGCAGTTCACCCCGAGCGGCCCGCGTGCCTTCCTGCCGCTGCCCGGCCAGCACGGCTCCCTGGTGTGGTACGACAGTCCGGCCCGGATCCGCGCCCTCTCGGCCATGAGCAACGAGGCACTGACCGCCGAGGTGCGTCGCCACTTCCCGGCCCGGCTCGGCGGCTTCACCGTCACCGGTAAAGGCAGTTTTCCCCTGGTGCGCCGCCACGCCAACGACTATCACGCCGGCCGGGTGGTGCTGCTCGGGGATGCGGCCCACACCATCAATCCCCTGGCGGGGCAGGGGGTCAACCTCGGTTTCAAGGATGTGGCCTGCTGGGTGGAACTGCTCGCCAGGGCGGGAAGCGACTGGCATGAGATGGCGCTGGCCGAACGCTACGCGCGTCGCCGTCGTCCGGACAACCTGCTGATGCAGTCGGGGATGGATCTCTTCTACGGGGTCTTCAGCAACGAGATTGGGCCGCTGCGCTTTGCTCGCAACCTGGCGCTCAGTCTGGCGGACAAGGCGGGCCCCCTCAAGGAGATGGCGCTGCGCTATGCGCTGGGGCTGGTCTAG
- the miaB gene encoding tRNA (N6-isopentenyl adenosine(37)-C2)-methylthiotransferase MiaB, with protein sequence MSKKLHIKTWGCQMNEYDSSKMADLLDASHGYQLTEEPAEADVLLLNTCSIREKAQEKVFHLLGRWKKLKAKKPGLVIGVGGCVASQEGDNLRKRAPYVDIVFGPQTLHRLPAMIKQVQEGHGAQVDIAFPEIEKFDNLPEPRAEGATAFVSIMEGCSKYCSFCVVPYTRGEEVSRPLDDVLYEIAQLAQQGVREVNLLGQNVNAYRGPTFEGDDCTFAELLRLVAAIDGIDRIRYTTSHPIEFTDDIIEVYRDTPEVVSFLHLPVQSGSDRILTMMKRPHTVLEYKSKIRRLRRVRPDITMSSDFIVGFPNETDEDFEATMKLIEEINFDMSFSFIYSPRPGTPAADLPDDVDMEVKKARLTRLQNQINHQSMLIGRAMLGSVQRILVEGPSKMDPMQLSGRTENNRVVNFEGSHRLIGGFADVEITDVRPFSLRGRFIRGEDEMNLRIATAPSEILARRPDNVPDPLGVAAFTPH encoded by the coding sequence ATGAGCAAGAAACTTCATATCAAGACCTGGGGCTGCCAGATGAACGAGTACGACTCGTCCAAGATGGCGGACCTGTTGGACGCCAGCCATGGTTATCAGCTGACCGAGGAGCCCGCAGAGGCGGACGTCCTGCTGCTGAACACCTGTTCCATCCGCGAGAAGGCCCAGGAGAAGGTGTTCCACCTGCTCGGTCGCTGGAAGAAGCTCAAGGCCAAGAAACCGGGTCTGGTGATCGGGGTTGGCGGCTGCGTCGCCTCCCAGGAAGGGGATAACCTGAGAAAACGCGCCCCCTACGTGGACATCGTGTTTGGCCCCCAGACTCTCCATCGCCTGCCCGCCATGATCAAGCAGGTGCAGGAGGGCCATGGCGCCCAGGTGGACATCGCCTTCCCCGAGATAGAGAAGTTCGACAACCTGCCGGAACCGCGCGCCGAGGGGGCCACCGCCTTCGTCTCCATCATGGAGGGCTGCTCCAAGTACTGCTCCTTCTGCGTGGTGCCTTACACCCGTGGTGAAGAGGTGAGCCGGCCGCTGGACGACGTGCTCTACGAAATCGCCCAGCTCGCCCAGCAGGGGGTGCGCGAGGTCAACCTGCTCGGCCAGAACGTCAACGCCTATCGCGGCCCGACCTTCGAGGGGGATGACTGCACCTTCGCCGAGCTGCTCAGACTGGTGGCCGCCATCGACGGCATCGACCGCATTCGCTACACCACCAGCCACCCCATCGAGTTCACCGACGACATCATCGAGGTCTATCGGGATACCCCCGAGGTGGTCAGCTTCCTGCACCTGCCGGTGCAAAGCGGCTCGGATCGCATCCTGACCATGATGAAGCGTCCCCACACCGTGTTGGAGTACAAGTCCAAGATCCGTCGCCTGCGTCGCGTGCGCCCCGACATCACCATGAGCTCGGACTTCATCGTCGGCTTCCCGAACGAGACCGACGAGGACTTCGAGGCCACCATGAAGCTTATCGAGGAGATCAACTTCGACATGAGCTTCAGCTTCATCTACAGCCCGCGCCCCGGCACTCCGGCCGCGGATCTGCCGGACGATGTGGACATGGAGGTGAAGAAGGCTCGCCTCACCCGGCTGCAGAACCAGATCAACCACCAGTCCATGCTCATCGGCCGCGCCATGCTGGGTTCGGTGCAGCGCATCCTGGTGGAAGGGCCCTCCAAGATGGATCCCATGCAGCTCTCTGGCCGCACCGAGAACAACCGGGTGGTCAACTTCGAGGGCTCCCACCGCCTCATCGGCGGCTTCGCCGACGTGGAGATCACCGACGTGCGCCCCTTCTCCCTGCGCGGCCGTTTCATCCGCGGCGAGGACGAGATGAACCTGCGCATCGCCACGGCGCCGAGCGAGATCCTGGCCCGTCGCCCCGACAACGTCCCCGATCCCCTGGGCGTTGCGGCCTTCACTCCCCATTAA
- a CDS encoding PhoH family protein, which yields MSRHIATLNLHLEPADNQRLASLCGPFDDNLKQLERRLGVEISYRDNHFQLLGKQAQIDAAAVILKHLYVETQPLKGGKVSDITPEMVHLAVQESRVLEQNEEEAPSLPYGKEVTVKTKRGLIKPRSPNQAQYIANIVRHDISFGIGPAGTGKTYLAVAAAVDALERQEIRRILLTRPAVEAGEKLGFLPGDLSQKVDPYLRPLYDALFEMLGFERVEKLMERNIIEVAPLAYMRGRTLNDAFIILDEAQNTTTEQMKMFLTRIGFNSKAVVTGDITQVDLPRSTKSGLRHALEVLQGVDGLSFNFFESKDVVRHPVVARIVQAYEAFDAQQAADKAATHIKQENAQ from the coding sequence TTGAGCCGACATATCGCGACCCTGAACCTGCACCTTGAACCCGCCGACAACCAGCGGCTGGCCAGCCTGTGCGGACCCTTCGACGACAATCTCAAGCAGCTGGAGCGTCGCCTCGGCGTCGAGATCAGCTACCGTGACAACCACTTCCAGCTGCTCGGCAAGCAGGCGCAGATCGATGCCGCCGCCGTCATCCTCAAGCATCTCTATGTGGAAACCCAGCCCCTCAAGGGCGGCAAGGTGAGCGACATCACCCCGGAGATGGTGCACCTGGCGGTGCAGGAGTCCCGGGTATTGGAGCAGAACGAGGAAGAGGCCCCCAGCCTGCCCTATGGCAAGGAGGTCACCGTCAAGACCAAGCGTGGCCTCATCAAGCCGAGGAGCCCGAACCAGGCCCAGTACATCGCCAATATAGTGCGTCACGACATCAGCTTCGGCATCGGCCCGGCCGGTACCGGCAAGACCTATCTGGCGGTGGCCGCCGCGGTGGACGCCCTGGAGCGCCAGGAGATCCGCCGCATTCTGCTGACCCGTCCGGCGGTGGAAGCGGGCGAAAAGCTCGGCTTCCTGCCGGGCGATCTCTCCCAGAAGGTGGATCCTTACCTGCGCCCCCTCTACGACGCCCTGTTCGAGATGCTGGGCTTCGAGCGGGTGGAGAAGCTGATGGAGCGCAACATCATCGAGGTGGCGCCGCTTGCCTACATGCGCGGTCGCACCCTGAACGATGCCTTCATCATTCTGGATGAGGCTCAGAACACCACCACGGAACAGATGAAGATGTTCCTGACCCGCATCGGCTTCAACTCCAAGGCGGTGGTCACCGGCGACATCACCCAGGTGGATCTGCCCCGCAGCACCAAGTCCGGTCTTCGCCACGCCCTGGAAGTGCTGCAGGGGGTCGATGGCCTCTCCTTCAACTTCTTCGAGTCCAAAGACGTGGTGCGTCACCCCGTAGTGGCCCGCATCGTGCAGGCCTACGAGGCGTTCGACGCCCAACAGGCAGCCGACAAGGCCGCCACCCACATCAAGCAAGAGAATGCCCAATGA